A single genomic interval of Croceibacter atlanticus HTCC2559 harbors:
- a CDS encoding LysM peptidoglycan-binding domain-containing protein gives MFRYIFITLLIGATSVSAQDSIKKPRKIIQDSTGITMYKSIDTTVVDTKNPEFKRTIPAALVRLENKEPLQDIKEAIRVDSLWMAELSNEDIFEELHAKLDSLPYNETVIFDLPTDTLKARLAKLNAKTPFNIEYNPSLENVIKSYLKRNKESYERLMAISEYYFPMFEQMLDKYDIPLEMKYLAIVESALNPRAKSRVGATGLWQFMFSTGKMYDLDVSSYVDERMDPIMATEAACKYLSKLYDIFEDWDLALAAYNSGPGNVNKAVRRSGGYKNYWNLRPFLPRETAGYVPAFLASMYIFEYAEEHGFQPKRPEIPYFKTDTIHIKDMITFDQISEVTQLDSGMLEFLNPSYKLGIIPKIEDEAYYLRLPTEQAGIFVTHENAVYAYAKTELEKREKPLPNLVEANDKVRYRVRSGDVLGKIAERYGVSVSSIKRWNRLRSNNIRIGQRLTIYPRKPVAATRNSASSSKPITGKVYTVKSGDSLWSIANKIPGVSVSNLKNWNDISSNSLKPGMRLKLSKG, from the coding sequence ATGTTTAGATATATCTTTATTACGCTCCTAATAGGAGCAACAAGTGTTAGTGCTCAAGACAGTATTAAAAAACCACGTAAGATTATTCAGGATTCAACAGGAATAACAATGTATAAAAGCATTGATACTACAGTTGTAGACACAAAAAACCCAGAGTTTAAACGTACCATTCCTGCTGCATTAGTAAGACTTGAAAATAAAGAACCTTTACAGGATATTAAAGAAGCCATACGTGTAGATTCATTGTGGATGGCAGAGCTTTCCAACGAAGATATTTTCGAAGAGCTTCACGCAAAATTAGACAGTTTACCATATAACGAGACAGTAATTTTTGATTTACCAACAGACACTCTTAAAGCACGTTTAGCAAAACTTAACGCTAAAACGCCTTTTAATATTGAATATAATCCATCTTTAGAGAACGTCATAAAATCGTACTTAAAACGAAATAAAGAAAGTTACGAACGCCTTATGGCTATTAGTGAATATTACTTTCCTATGTTCGAACAAATGTTAGACAAGTATGACATACCTCTGGAAATGAAATATTTGGCTATTGTGGAGTCTGCTCTTAATCCACGAGCTAAATCTCGCGTAGGAGCAACTGGCTTATGGCAATTTATGTTCTCTACCGGTAAAATGTATGACTTAGATGTGAGTTCTTATGTAGATGAACGTATGGATCCTATCATGGCTACAGAAGCAGCTTGTAAATACCTTTCTAAGCTTTATGATATTTTTGAAGATTGGGATTTGGCACTAGCAGCCTACAACTCAGGTCCAGGTAATGTAAATAAAGCAGTAAGACGTAGTGGCGGTTATAAAAATTATTGGAATTTAAGACCATTTCTTCCACGAGAAACAGCAGGTTATGTGCCTGCATTCCTAGCTTCCATGTATATTTTTGAATATGCTGAAGAACACGGCTTTCAACCTAAAAGGCCTGAGATTCCATACTTTAAAACAGATACAATTCATATAAAAGATATGATCACTTTTGATCAAATTTCAGAAGTAACGCAATTAGACTCTGGAATGTTAGAGTTTTTAAACCCAAGCTATAAACTAGGGATAATACCTAAGATAGAAGACGAAGCTTACTATTTAAGATTGCCAACAGAGCAAGCAGGAATATTTGTAACTCATGAAAATGCAGTATATGCATATGCTAAAACAGAGTTAGAAAAAAGAGAGAAGCCGCTACCTAATTTAGTTGAAGCTAATGATAAGGTTAGGTATCGTGTAAGATCTGGAGATGTTTTAGGAAAAATTGCAGAACGCTACGGCGTTAGTGTAAGCAGTATAAAACGCTGGAACAGGTTACGTAGTAATAATATAAGAATAGGACAACGCCTAACCATTTATCCAAGAAAGCCTGTGGCAGCAACCAGAAATAGTGCTAGTAGCTCAAAACCTATAACAGGAAAAGTATATACAGTTAAGTCTGGCGACTCACTTTGGAGCATTGCGAATAAAATTCCTGGTGTTTCAGTTTCAAATCTTAAAAATTGGAACGATATTAGCAGTAATTCCTTGAAACCAGGAATGCGACTAAAACTATCTAAAGGTTAG
- a CDS encoding SDR family NAD(P)-dependent oxidoreductase, producing MIVLGANSDVAKAFVEKILKEQHLKRVYLCSSNPKELAPFKAHLEVKYSVDIEVLEFNLLANTVNIDYSALDYKLVFCASGYLGKPAEKGILDEHDSLKIVTINYAKLVVELNKIATDLVSKGSGTIIGLSSVAGERGRQSNFLYGSAKAGFTAYLSGLRNYLVSKNCHVLTVKPGFMDTKMIEDIDTPKPLTITAEKAAHLIYKGYKSKKNTIYIAGIWRYIMAIIKMIPEFIFKKLSL from the coding sequence ATGATAGTATTAGGAGCAAACTCTGATGTAGCAAAAGCTTTTGTTGAAAAGATACTCAAAGAACAACACTTAAAGCGAGTATATCTTTGCTCATCTAATCCTAAAGAATTAGCGCCTTTTAAAGCTCACTTGGAGGTTAAGTATTCTGTTGATATTGAAGTTTTAGAATTTAACTTATTAGCTAACACTGTTAATATAGATTATTCAGCGCTTGATTATAAACTTGTATTTTGTGCTTCTGGTTACTTAGGGAAACCTGCAGAAAAAGGCATTTTAGATGAACACGATAGTTTAAAAATTGTCACAATAAACTATGCAAAGTTAGTGGTAGAGCTTAATAAGATAGCAACCGATTTAGTTTCAAAAGGCTCCGGTACTATTATAGGATTAAGTTCTGTTGCTGGAGAACGCGGCAGGCAGAGTAATTTTTTATATGGTAGTGCAAAAGCAGGTTTTACAGCTTATTTAAGTGGTCTGAGAAACTATTTGGTTTCAAAAAATTGTCACGTTCTCACCGTAAAACCTGGTTTTATGGATACTAAAATGATTGAAGACATAGATACGCCTAAGCCTTTAACCATAACTGCCGAGAAAGCTGCACATCTTATTTATAAAGGCTATAAGTCTAAAAAAAACACAATATATATAGCTGGAATTTGGAGGTATATTATGGCTATAATAAAAATGATTCCAGAATTTATATTTAAGAAACTGTCTCTTTGA
- a CDS encoding decaprenyl-phosphate phosphoribosyltransferase: protein MKQIFSLLRIKDWIKNLFVFLPAFFSGLILEPNVFKASLIAFLLFSLSASLIYIINDYVDRAQDKLHPLKKDRPIASGKITPKGALIIAGVLALVITILGLYSFSLLLLLPLLLYIILNLGYSFGLKHIPILDVSIIAIGFILRVVFGGLATEIFVSKWAFLLTFFLALVLALGKRRGELISISSTSRKVLDGYNKEFLNTALIICVTITLVCYVMYTISDDVIVAFGSDYIYFTTLFVIIALLRYLQLTFVYNKTESPTKVVYSDHFMQVMIALWLISFALIIYFK from the coding sequence ATAAAACAGATTTTTTCTTTACTTAGAATTAAAGATTGGATTAAAAATCTGTTTGTTTTTTTACCTGCATTTTTCTCTGGTTTAATTTTAGAACCAAATGTTTTTAAAGCTTCACTTATAGCATTTCTCCTATTCTCACTTTCAGCTAGTTTAATCTATATTATAAATGATTATGTGGATAGAGCACAAGATAAATTACATCCTTTAAAAAAAGATAGACCAATTGCAAGTGGTAAGATTACACCAAAAGGTGCTTTAATTATTGCTGGCGTATTAGCATTAGTAATTACAATATTAGGATTATATTCTTTTTCCCTATTACTATTGCTGCCATTACTTCTCTATATAATTTTAAATCTTGGTTACAGTTTTGGTCTTAAGCATATTCCTATCTTAGACGTAAGTATAATTGCTATAGGGTTTATTTTAAGAGTGGTGTTTGGTGGCTTAGCCACAGAAATCTTTGTCTCTAAGTGGGCTTTTTTACTCACATTTTTTCTAGCGTTAGTATTAGCTTTGGGTAAACGTCGTGGCGAGCTTATTTCAATAAGCTCTACATCTCGAAAAGTTTTAGATGGTTACAATAAGGAGTTTTTAAATACTGCGTTAATTATTTGTGTGACTATTACTTTAGTATGCTATGTGATGTACACAATTTCAGATGATGTAATTGTTGCATTTGGATCAGACTACATATACTTTACTACTCTGTTTGTTATTATAGCATTACTTAGGTATTTACAACTTACGTTTGTTTATAATAAAACAGAATCTCCTACAAAAGTGGTTTATAGTGATCATTTTATGCAGGTTATGATTGCGCTTTGGCTAATCTCATTTGCATTAATCATTTACTTCAAGTAA
- a CDS encoding HAD family hydrolase, giving the protein MKTLYLYDFDGTITTRDSLFDVLKLSTSTFIYYLKILQFAPKLILTKLGILKKGQTKESLVSLFLKGYSKKELEELAKRYLKLANKESLFRKKALKQLETDLKGGDVYIVSASLEFWLKPIAAALDVQLICTEVAYNDSVFTGKFSTPNCNYAEKARRVKAEIDLSNYDSIVYYGDSKGDLNMKPIVTKFHLNYFK; this is encoded by the coding sequence TTGAAAACACTTTATCTATATGATTTTGATGGAACCATCACCACTCGTGATTCACTTTTCGATGTCCTAAAGCTAAGCACAAGTACGTTTATTTATTATTTGAAAATTTTACAGTTTGCTCCAAAATTAATACTCACCAAACTAGGTATTTTAAAAAAAGGGCAAACCAAGGAATCTTTGGTTTCATTGTTTTTAAAGGGATATTCTAAAAAAGAATTAGAAGAGCTTGCAAAGCGCTATTTAAAATTAGCAAACAAGGAATCCTTATTTAGAAAAAAAGCCTTAAAACAACTTGAAACCGATCTTAAAGGCGGAGATGTATATATTGTTTCTGCATCTTTAGAATTTTGGCTTAAACCAATAGCAGCTGCATTGGATGTACAATTAATTTGTACTGAGGTTGCTTATAATGACTCAGTCTTTACAGGTAAATTTTCTACACCTAATTGCAATTATGCTGAAAAAGCTAGACGCGTAAAAGCAGAGATAGACCTTTCAAATTATGATAGCATTGTTTATTATGGAGATTCAAAAGGAGATTTAAACATGAAGCCCATAGTTACCAAGTTTCATCTCAATTATTTTAAATAA
- a CDS encoding FAD-binding oxidoreductase — protein sequence MPKLKHITNWGNFPKIKAQEFKLRNTDNSQEFFNCKTIIPRGNARCYGDASLNSSVVSTLPLKHFINFNSKKGYITCECGVLFSDILEFIVPKGFFLPVTPGTKFITVGGAIAADIHGKNHHNEGCFSEFVIEFKLLTAQHIIITCSRTENEKLFWETIGGMGLTGIILSATFQLKPIKTSYIKQESIKAKNLDEVFQLFETHEDSTYTVAWIDCLKKGKGLGRSILIKGDHAAPSDLSKKQLEKPLKIHSSGKLKIPFFFPSFALNTFTVKVFNLLYYFKQFHKTTASVVHYDSFFYPLDAIHQWNNVYGKNGFIQYQFVVDKARSKAAMKEVLEAISKSGQGSFLAVLKLFGKQNIKAFNSFPIEGYTLALDFKLNKKVLQLIPILDAIILKYEGRIYRAKDSCSNPKLTNYVTAHNPKFDSIQNKRIKSHKTI from the coding sequence ATGCCAAAACTAAAACACATAACCAATTGGGGTAACTTCCCTAAAATTAAAGCTCAAGAATTTAAGCTTAGAAATACAGACAATTCTCAGGAGTTTTTTAATTGCAAGACTATAATTCCACGTGGAAACGCAAGGTGTTATGGCGATGCATCCTTAAATAGTAGTGTTGTTTCTACACTACCTTTAAAACACTTTATAAATTTTAATAGCAAGAAAGGGTATATAACTTGTGAATGTGGTGTCTTATTTTCTGATATATTAGAGTTTATAGTTCCTAAAGGATTTTTTCTTCCTGTAACACCTGGCACAAAATTTATTACCGTTGGAGGTGCAATTGCAGCAGATATACACGGCAAAAACCATCATAATGAGGGTTGTTTTTCAGAGTTTGTTATTGAGTTTAAGTTGTTAACTGCACAGCACATAATAATAACGTGTTCAAGAACTGAAAATGAGAAGTTGTTTTGGGAAACTATAGGTGGCATGGGTTTAACAGGTATTATCTTAAGTGCTACATTTCAGCTTAAACCCATAAAAACATCATACATAAAACAAGAAAGCATTAAGGCTAAAAACCTTGATGAAGTATTTCAGCTTTTTGAAACCCATGAAGATTCTACTTATACCGTTGCTTGGATAGATTGTCTTAAGAAAGGTAAAGGTCTTGGCAGGTCTATACTTATAAAAGGAGACCATGCAGCACCTTCCGATTTAAGTAAAAAACAATTAGAAAAGCCTCTTAAAATACACAGTTCCGGTAAACTTAAGATTCCATTCTTTTTTCCAAGTTTTGCTCTAAATACTTTCACAGTTAAAGTATTTAATCTACTATATTACTTTAAGCAGTTTCATAAAACAACAGCAAGTGTTGTACATTATGATTCATTTTTTTATCCCTTAGACGCCATACACCAATGGAATAATGTTTATGGAAAAAATGGATTTATACAATATCAATTTGTGGTAGATAAAGCCCGAAGTAAAGCTGCAATGAAAGAAGTTTTAGAAGCTATCTCTAAAAGTGGACAAGGATCTTTTTTAGCTGTATTGAAGCTTTTTGGCAAACAAAATATTAAAGCATTTAATTCATTTCCTATTGAAGGGTATACGTTGGCATTAGATTTTAAATTGAATAAAAAAGTTTTGCAATTGATTCCTATTTTAGATGCTATTATTTTAAAATATGAAGGACGCATTTATAGAGCAAAAGATTCTTGCTCTAACCCGAAATTAACCAACTATGTAACCGCACATAACCCTAAATTTGATTCTATCCAGAATAAACGAATTAAATCCCACAAGACCATATGA
- a CDS encoding DUF4837 family protein, with the protein MKKFVLLLSVLATVFTSCEDEKVILTTSSGNINNLSVIVENDLWKGEVGDAIRTNLAATVEGLPQEEPLFNMNQIPPKAFSGFVTKNRTYLKVEKSDSIALKIVRNQFARPQTGVIAKGPDAASIAKLINERGADIVAVFKQTEIKEKQRRINKSLKADDVIKKKLGVSLKFPTAYRYAKEDDKFFWLRKDLKNGGMNIMIYEIPMQKINADTNVISSIIKMRDSIGQAHIPGPVDGSYMITEAAYAPYLFESEIDGRFAYETKGTWEVKNAFMAGPFLNYTIEDKANNRYIVLEGFTFAPSAPKRDHMFELEAILKSAKIGF; encoded by the coding sequence ATGAAAAAATTTGTACTACTGTTAAGTGTTCTAGCAACAGTGTTTACCTCTTGTGAAGACGAAAAGGTTATACTCACAACCTCTTCAGGAAACATTAATAACCTTTCTGTTATTGTAGAAAATGATTTGTGGAAAGGTGAAGTTGGAGATGCCATAAGAACAAACCTTGCAGCAACCGTTGAAGGTTTACCACAAGAAGAGCCTTTATTTAACATGAATCAAATTCCACCAAAGGCATTTAGCGGTTTTGTGACAAAAAACAGAACCTACCTAAAAGTTGAAAAATCTGATTCCATAGCTTTAAAAATTGTAAGAAATCAATTTGCTAGGCCACAAACGGGTGTCATTGCTAAAGGGCCAGATGCGGCTTCAATTGCTAAATTAATTAATGAAAGAGGAGCAGATATAGTTGCAGTGTTTAAACAAACAGAAATAAAAGAGAAGCAACGCAGGATTAACAAATCCTTAAAGGCAGATGATGTTATTAAGAAGAAATTAGGTGTTTCTTTAAAATTTCCAACGGCATACAGATATGCTAAAGAAGACGATAAGTTTTTCTGGCTTCGTAAAGATCTTAAAAATGGAGGTATGAATATTATGATATATGAAATACCTATGCAAAAGATAAATGCAGATACAAATGTTATCTCTAGTATAATTAAAATGAGAGACAGTATTGGTCAAGCACATATTCCTGGACCTGTAGACGGCAGCTATATGATTACTGAGGCTGCATACGCACCATACCTTTTCGAAAGTGAAATAGATGGTAGGTTTGCTTATGAAACAAAAGGAACATGGGAAGTTAAAAATGCATTTATGGCAGGACCTTTTCTTAACTATACTATTGAAGATAAGGCAAATAATAGGTATATTGTACTAGAAGGTTTTACCTTTGCACCATCGGCTCCTAAACGAGATCATATGTTTGAGTTAGAGGCCATATTAAAATCAGCCAAAATAGGATTTTAA
- a CDS encoding OmpH family outer membrane protein produces the protein MKTIVIALGALLVLASCNQDKTAYVDNTVLLKEYKEMKDTEAKYNTMAEAMKKEMDSVAKQFQAEVQEYQSNANSMSNSQRQEAEGKLMQKQQQLQQQQQMRSQQLRAESDKEIDSIITKVKTYVKDYGKDNGYTYIFGSNETANIMYAKEGKDITQDVLEEINAEVKE, from the coding sequence ATGAAAACTATTGTAATTGCTTTAGGTGCGCTTTTAGTTTTAGCGTCTTGCAACCAAGATAAAACAGCTTATGTAGACAATACTGTTTTATTAAAGGAATACAAAGAAATGAAAGATACAGAAGCCAAGTATAATACTATGGCAGAAGCTATGAAGAAAGAAATGGATTCTGTAGCAAAACAATTTCAAGCAGAAGTACAAGAATACCAAAGCAACGCTAACTCTATGTCTAATTCACAACGTCAAGAAGCAGAAGGAAAGCTAATGCAAAAACAACAACAACTGCAACAACAACAGCAAATGCGTTCGCAGCAGTTAAGAGCAGAGAGTGATAAGGAAATAGATTCAATAATTACAAAAGTTAAAACTTATGTAAAGGATTACGGTAAGGATAACGGTTACACTTACATTTTTGGATCTAATGAAACAGCAAACATTATGTATGCTAAAGAAGGTAAGGATATTACTCAAGATGTTCTTGAAGAAATTAATGCTGAAGTTAAAGAGTAA
- a CDS encoding DNA polymerase III subunit: protein MLFKDIIGLPHIKNHLTTTADRRRIPHAQLFVGKSGSGTLPMAIAYAQYILCNNSNGDNLEDNSCNMRFNNLSHPDLHFAFPVANTKEVSKHAVSNHFMAQWRDFVKDSPYADVFDWYKRLEIENKQGRIGVDEAQDVVKKLSLKAYEGGFKCMIIWGADKMNTEASNKLLKLIEEPPEKTVFLLITDDEDSIIQTILSRCQVLHFPPLGEGDIAKHLIDYEGLDIVNAQKIAHQSDGDYNIAMHLLHKNEDDALFEEWFITWVRTAFRAKGNKKAINPLLTWSETIAKSGRETQKRFLEYCQNFFRQALLINYNTPELVYLQPQTSGFDINKFAPFVHENNILQINEALQDAMYHIERNGNPKIILSDLSIKLTRFLHTKSA, encoded by the coding sequence ATGCTTTTTAAGGATATTATCGGGTTGCCCCACATTAAAAACCACCTTACAACAACTGCCGACAGGCGCAGGATTCCTCATGCACAATTGTTTGTTGGTAAAAGCGGAAGCGGGACTTTACCAATGGCAATTGCTTATGCACAATATATTCTCTGTAATAATAGCAACGGTGATAATTTAGAAGACAATTCTTGTAATATGAGGTTTAATAACCTGTCTCATCCTGATTTGCATTTTGCGTTTCCTGTTGCCAACACAAAAGAAGTGTCTAAACATGCTGTTTCTAATCACTTTATGGCCCAATGGCGAGATTTTGTTAAAGACTCACCTTATGCAGATGTTTTTGATTGGTATAAGCGTTTAGAAATAGAAAATAAACAAGGAAGAATTGGCGTAGATGAAGCTCAAGATGTTGTAAAAAAACTGTCTTTAAAAGCTTATGAAGGTGGTTTTAAGTGTATGATTATTTGGGGTGCAGATAAAATGAATACAGAAGCTTCTAACAAGCTACTAAAGCTAATAGAAGAGCCACCTGAAAAAACTGTATTCCTATTAATTACAGATGATGAGGATAGTATTATTCAAACTATATTAAGCAGATGCCAGGTATTGCATTTTCCACCTTTAGGAGAAGGAGACATAGCAAAACATCTAATTGATTATGAAGGATTAGATATCGTAAATGCTCAAAAAATAGCGCATCAGTCTGATGGTGATTATAATATTGCCATGCATTTATTACACAAGAATGAAGACGATGCACTTTTTGAAGAATGGTTTATTACTTGGGTACGTACCGCATTTAGAGCAAAAGGAAATAAAAAGGCAATAAATCCATTATTAACTTGGAGTGAAACAATAGCTAAATCTGGTAGAGAAACCCAAAAACGATTTTTAGAATACTGTCAAAACTTTTTTAGACAAGCTTTGCTTATAAATTACAACACACCAGAGTTAGTTTACCTACAGCCACAAACCTCTGGCTTTGATATAAATAAATTTGCACCATTTGTACACGAAAATAATATCTTGCAAATAAATGAAGCGCTACAAGATGCAATGTATCATATTGAGCGAAATGGAAATCCTAAAATTATTCTTAGTGATTTAAGTATTAAGTTAACTAGGTTCTTACACACAAAAAGCGCCTAG
- a CDS encoding phosphoglycerate kinase codes for MKTLNDYNFKNKKALIRVDFNVPLNDDFEVTDTTRIEAAKDTIIKVLEDGGSAVLMSHLGRPKGEQEEYSLKHICSKVSEILGVQTKFASNCVGPVAEDAVSRLENGEVLLLENLRYHEEEKKGDQKFAKQLSKLGDVYINDAFGTAHRAHASTTVVANYFEDKCVGYLLQKEIESLNKVLNNSTKPVTAILGGAKVSTKITVIENILDKIDHLIIGGGMTFTFIKAKGGKIGSSLVEEDKLDLALEIIEKAEEKNVQIHLPSDAIVADSFSEFANTNIEAVDNISDGWMGLDVGPKTLEEFKGVVLQSKTILWNGPLGVFEMEPFAKGTIELGNYIEEATEKGAFSLVGGGDSVAAVKQFGFENKVSYVSTGGGAMLEMLEGKKLPGIAALED; via the coding sequence ATGAAAACCCTTAACGACTATAATTTCAAAAATAAAAAAGCATTAATTAGAGTAGATTTTAATGTGCCTTTAAATGATGATTTTGAAGTTACAGACACAACTAGAATAGAAGCTGCAAAAGACACAATTATTAAAGTCTTAGAAGATGGTGGTTCTGCTGTTTTAATGTCACACTTAGGGCGTCCTAAAGGAGAGCAAGAAGAATATTCTTTAAAACACATCTGTTCTAAAGTTTCTGAAATTTTAGGTGTGCAAACAAAATTTGCTTCTAATTGTGTAGGACCAGTTGCAGAAGATGCAGTATCTAGGTTAGAAAACGGTGAAGTATTACTACTGGAAAACCTTAGATACCATGAAGAAGAAAAGAAAGGCGATCAGAAATTTGCAAAGCAGCTGTCTAAATTAGGTGATGTTTATATAAATGATGCTTTTGGTACAGCACATCGAGCTCACGCCTCAACAACAGTAGTAGCAAATTATTTTGAAGACAAATGTGTAGGTTACCTTTTACAAAAAGAAATAGAGAGCTTAAACAAAGTTCTTAATAACTCTACCAAACCAGTTACAGCTATCCTTGGAGGTGCAAAAGTATCCACTAAGATTACTGTTATAGAAAATATTTTAGACAAGATAGATCATCTTATTATAGGTGGCGGAATGACATTTACTTTCATTAAAGCCAAAGGTGGTAAAATAGGAAGTTCTTTAGTTGAAGAGGACAAACTAGACCTTGCTCTAGAAATTATTGAAAAAGCTGAAGAAAAAAACGTGCAAATTCACCTTCCTTCTGATGCGATTGTTGCAGACAGTTTTTCTGAATTTGCAAATACAAATATTGAAGCTGTAGATAACATAAGTGATGGTTGGATGGGCTTAGATGTTGGCCCAAAAACTCTTGAGGAGTTTAAAGGCGTAGTATTACAATCTAAAACTATTTTATGGAATGGTCCATTAGGTGTTTTTGAAATGGAGCCTTTTGCAAAAGGAACTATAGAGTTAGGTAATTATATAGAAGAAGCCACAGAAAAAGGAGCGTTCTCTTTAGTTGGTGGTGGTGATAGTGTTGCTGCCGTTAAGCAATTTGGTTTTGAGAACAAAGTAAGTTATGTATCTACTGGTGGTGGTGCAATGTTGGAAATGCTAGAAGGAAAAAAATTACCAGGAATTGCAGCGTTGGAAGATTAA
- a CDS encoding class I SAM-dependent methyltransferase, translating to MNYPDFSSLNTKLTCKDYTVSEEFFQLKYWDEYDMLVTYPQPKLDELDSYYESEDYISHTDSKATLVDKIYQSVKRIMLNKKLEIVSSFNQNKGSLLDVGAGTGDFLNAAKNDGWSISGVEPNSKARSLANQKKILLVEDINQLPTQKYDVITLWHVLEHVPNLFEYIETLKSLLKENGILIIAVPNYKSYDATYYKEFWAAYDVPRHLWHFSPKGIKKLFAQFNFKLENTFPMTYDAYYVSLLSEKYKNSSFQKLKALKTGFLSNLKAKHSGEYSSLIYCFKTI from the coding sequence ATGAATTACCCAGATTTCTCTTCCTTAAACACCAAACTTACCTGTAAAGATTATACTGTAAGCGAAGAGTTCTTTCAGCTTAAATATTGGGATGAATATGATATGTTAGTTACATATCCTCAACCTAAATTAGATGAGTTAGATAGTTATTATGAAAGTGAAGATTATATTTCTCACACAGATTCTAAAGCCACTCTTGTTGATAAAATATATCAGAGTGTGAAGCGAATCATGCTTAACAAGAAATTAGAAATAGTTTCGAGCTTTAATCAAAACAAAGGATCACTTTTAGATGTAGGAGCAGGAACAGGTGATTTTTTAAATGCAGCAAAAAATGATGGTTGGTCCATAAGTGGAGTAGAGCCAAATTCAAAAGCGAGAAGTCTAGCTAATCAAAAAAAAATATTACTAGTTGAAGACATTAATCAGTTACCAACTCAAAAGTATGACGTCATTACACTTTGGCATGTGTTAGAACATGTGCCGAATCTTTTTGAATATATCGAGACCTTAAAATCTTTATTAAAAGAGAATGGAATCTTAATTATTGCAGTCCCAAATTACAAGTCTTATGATGCAACATACTATAAAGAGTTTTGGGCTGCTTATGATGTGCCAAGACATCTTTGGCATTTTTCACCTAAAGGCATAAAAAAGTTATTTGCTCAATTTAATTTTAAATTAGAGAATACATTTCCTATGACATATGATGCATATTATGTAAGCCTACTTTCTGAGAAATATAAAAACTCCTCTTTTCAAAAATTGAAAGCGCTTAAAACAGGATTTCTCTCTAATTTAAAAGCCAAGCATTCTGGAGAGTATTCTTCGCTTATTTATTGTTTTAAAACTATATAA